Proteins from a genomic interval of Odocoileus virginianus isolate 20LAN1187 ecotype Illinois unplaced genomic scaffold, Ovbor_1.2 Unplaced_Contig_20, whole genome shotgun sequence:
- the LOC110129639 gene encoding olfactory receptor 52H1-like, with amino-acid sequence MTMYNLTGYNTGAFTLLGIPGLEQYHVWISIPFCLIYFMAIVGNSILLIAMEHSLHEPMFFFLSMLVITDLILSTTCVPKALSIFLFGPQEISFPGCLTQLFFLHFSFALDSSILMAMAFDRYVAICSPLRYTTILTPRTIVTIAVGISFRSFCVIFPCIFLVNRLPFCRTHNIPHTYCEHIGVARLACADISINIWYGFCVPIMAVISDVILIAISYILILCAVFRLPSQDARQKALGTCGSHVCVILMFYIPAFFSILAHRFGHNVPRTFHIVFANFYVIIPPALNPVVYGVKTKKIREKVISLLFPMRSY; translated from the coding sequence ATGACCATGTACAATCTGACTGGCTACAACACAGGTGCCTTCACCCTTTTGGGAATTCCAGGACTTGAGCAGTACCATGTCTGGATCAGCATCCCCTTTTGCCTCATCTATTTCATGGCCATTGTGGGTAATAGTATACTTCTCATTGCAATGGAGCATAGTCTTCATGAAcccatgttcttttttctttccatgctGGTTATTACTGACCTCATACTATCTACCACCTGTGTCCCAAAAGCTCTGAGCATCTTCTTGTTTGGTCCTCAGGAAATCAGCTTTCCCGGCTGTCTCACACAATTATTCTTTCTGCACTTCAGCTTTGCTTTAGACTCATCTATACTGATGGCCATGGCAtttgaccgctatgtggccatctgttcACCCTTGAGATACACCACTATTCTGACCCCCAGGACCATTGTCACAATTGCTGTGGGGATCTCCTTCAGAAGCTTCTGTGTTATTTTCCCATGTATTTTCCTTGTAAATCGTCTACCCTTCTGCAGGACACATAACATCCCTCACACATACTGTGAGCACATCGGTGTTGCCCGACTAGCCTGTGCTGACATCTCCATCAATATCTGGTATGGGTTTTGTGTTCCCATTATGGCCGTCATCTCAGATGTGATTCTAATTGCTATTTCCTACATCCTCATCCTCTGTGCTGTCTTTCGTCTCCCTTCTCAGGATGCTCGCCAGAAGGCCCTGGGCACCTGTGGTTCCCACGTCTGTGTCATCCTCATGTTCTATATACCAGCGTTCTTCTCCATCCTTGCACATCGCTTTGGACATAATGTCCCTCGGACCTTTCACATTGTGTTTGCCAACTTCTATGTCATTATCCCACCTGCCCTCAACCCTGTCGTCTATGGAGTAAAGACCAAGAAGATCCGAGagaaagtaatttctctgctctttcctaTGAGGTCCTATTGA
- the LOC110138039 gene encoding olfactory receptor 52H1-like, protein MVLFNLSSDNPGPFILVGIPGLEHAHVWIGIPFCIVYMVAIVGNCILLYLILVERSLHKPMFFFLSMLAMTDLTLSTAGVPKTLSIFWLGAQEITFPGCLTQMFFLHYSFVLDSAILMAMAFDRYVAICSPLRYNIILTPKTIIKIVVGISFRSFCIMLPVVFLLTRLPFCRTRIIPHTYCEHIGVARLACADISINIWYGFCGPIMTVISDMILIAVSYTLILYAVFRLPSQEARQKALGTCGSHVCVILMFYTPAVFSALAHRFGHSVSHTFHIMFANLYIVIPPALNPIIYGVKTKQIREKVTVLFSTKRT, encoded by the coding sequence ATGGTCCTTTTCAACCTGAGCAGTGACAACCCAGGACCCTTCATTCTGGTGGGGATCCCAGGCCTGGAGCACGCCCATGTGTGGATTGGGATTCCCTTCTGTATCGTCTATATGGTAGCCATTGTGGGAAACTGCATCCTTCTCTACCTAATCTTGGTGGAGCGCAGCCTTCACAAACCcatgttcttctttctctccatgcTGGCCATGACTGACCTCACCTTGTCCACAGCCGGTGTTCCTAAAACACTCAGTATCTTTTGGCTTGGGGCTCAAGAAATCACATTCCCAGGGTGCCTCACACAAATGTTCTTCCTCCACTACAGCTTTGTTCTGGATTCAGCCATCCTGATGGCCATGGCAtttgaccgctatgtggccatctgttcTCCCTTGAGATACAACATTATCTTGACCCCCAAGACCATCATCAAGATTGTGGTGGGAATCTCCTTTCGTAGTTTCTGCATCATGCTTCCAGTTGTATTCTTGCTTACACGCCTACCTTTCTGTAGGACACGCATCATACCACACACATACTGTGAGCACATAGGTGTTGCCCGGCTCGCCTGTGCGGACATCTCCATCAACATCTGGTATGGCTTTTGTGGTCCCATCATGACAGTTATCTCAGATATGATCCTCATTGCTGTTTCTTACACACTTATCCTCTATGCTGTCTTCCGCCTCCCCTCCCAAGAAGCCCGCCAGAAGGCCCTGGGCACCTGTGGTTCCCATGTCTGTGTGATCCTCATGTTTTATACACCTGCTGTTTTCTCCGCCCTTGCCCACCGCTTTGGACACAGTGTCTCCCACACTTTCCACATCATGTTTGCCAACCTCTACATTGTTATCCCACCTGCCCTCAACCCCATTATTTATGGTGTGAAGACCAAGCAGATCAGAGAGAAGGTCACCGTTTTGTTTTCTACCAAGAGGACATAA